In Pseudobythopirellula maris, a single window of DNA contains:
- a CDS encoding mechanosensitive ion channel family protein, whose translation MATMDEEQSQTVLESALEKIADFDLTALSGAEWQAVLYSYGLYYGMRIALVLIILFFAMTVAGWASAAVRSSLTRLKFDPTLTKFLAKLARWGILGLAALSCLSYFGVETTSFAAVIGAAGLAIGLAFQGTLSSFAAGAMLLIFRPFKVGDVVNIAGQLGKVDEVELFTTAIDTFDNRRIILPNSEVFGQVIENITFHPLRRIDVEVGAAYDADIDATRAALTSAAAAVEGTVTNPEPAIVLVGLGASSVDWSVRVWGPTGDYLAIKQELIRSVKMSLDAAGIGIPFPQMDVHFLTEGGEQKAA comes from the coding sequence ATGGCCACAATGGACGAAGAGCAATCCCAGACCGTGCTCGAATCCGCACTCGAGAAAATCGCGGACTTCGACCTCACCGCCCTCTCGGGCGCGGAGTGGCAGGCGGTGCTCTACAGCTACGGTCTGTATTACGGCATGCGCATCGCGTTGGTGCTCATCATCCTGTTCTTCGCGATGACGGTCGCCGGCTGGGCTTCGGCCGCGGTGCGGAGCAGCCTTACCCGGCTGAAATTCGACCCAACCCTGACCAAATTCCTCGCCAAGCTCGCCCGCTGGGGCATTCTGGGGCTCGCGGCCCTGAGCTGCCTGAGCTACTTCGGCGTGGAGACCACCAGCTTCGCCGCGGTGATCGGCGCCGCCGGCTTGGCGATCGGCCTGGCGTTTCAAGGGACGCTCTCGAGCTTCGCCGCCGGCGCCATGCTGCTGATCTTCCGCCCGTTCAAGGTGGGCGACGTGGTGAACATCGCCGGCCAACTCGGCAAGGTCGACGAGGTCGAGCTGTTCACCACGGCGATCGACACGTTCGACAACCGGCGGATCATCCTGCCCAACAGCGAGGTGTTCGGCCAAGTGATCGAGAACATCACCTTCCACCCGTTGCGGCGGATCGACGTGGAGGTGGGCGCCGCCTACGACGCCGACATCGACGCCACCCGCGCCGCGCTCACCTCGGCCGCGGCGGCGGTCGAGGGCACGGTCACCAACCCCGAGCCGGCGATCGTGCTGGTGGGCCTCGGCGCCTCGAGCGTCGACTGGTCGGTGCGCGTGTGGGGGCCCACGGGCGACTACCTCGCGATCAAACAAGAACTGATCCGCAGCGTGAAGATGAGCCTCGACGCGGCCGGCATCGGCATCCCCTTCCCGCAGATGGACGTCCACTTCCTGACCGAGGGGGGCGAGCAGAAAGCCGCCTGA
- a CDS encoding peptidylprolyl isomerase has protein sequence MARPSLLAAAMSTALLIAPALSLAADVPAPQHDVMAIVNGQDISRPTLVEACVERHGESVLESLVNKRLIEHHCRKRGLTVTDAEIEAEVDRMAARFKLGREQWLELLQNERNVSANEYKRDILWPTLALRKLAADDLQATPEEISKAYEARFGASIRTRLIVVSDAAKAEQLRREVVARPDDFTRLAMQHSEDVNSASIGGLIQPIRRHTGDPAIERAAFAMQPGQISPVVSVGAQHAILKCEGRVPPRDVPLADVQDELAERIKEEKLRGVANNLFATLQGSATIKNVYNDPQLRQMMPGVVATVNGDQVTMKELGSECLMRHGEQVLEIEISQMLLRQQLKRSGAEVTQKELNAEMAHAARLAGVVDAAGKPDLQKWAEVATEEQGVSYEMYLRDSVWPSAALKALTKNRVEVTQEDLAKGFDANYGERVRCRAIVMGSMRQAQEVWDKARQNPSMDYFGDLAAEYSIEPTSGSLRGEVPPIRKNGGQPQLEEVAFRLSEGELSGITQVADKYVILKCEGRTEPIEVRQDEVREILASDIYEKKLRLAMAEEFDRIRAGSRIDNYLAGTSHAPPATKQAAKPRVDGAVRQTSGSR, from the coding sequence ATGGCCCGCCCCTCGCTGCTTGCCGCCGCTATGTCGACGGCTTTACTGATCGCCCCGGCCCTGTCCCTGGCCGCCGACGTGCCCGCGCCGCAGCACGACGTGATGGCGATCGTCAACGGCCAAGACATCAGCCGCCCCACGCTCGTCGAGGCGTGCGTCGAACGCCACGGCGAGAGCGTGCTCGAGAGCCTGGTGAACAAGCGGCTCATCGAACACCACTGCCGCAAGCGTGGCCTGACCGTGACCGACGCCGAGATCGAGGCCGAAGTCGACCGCATGGCCGCCCGCTTCAAGCTCGGCCGCGAGCAGTGGCTCGAGCTGCTGCAGAACGAGCGCAACGTGAGCGCCAATGAGTACAAGCGAGACATCCTGTGGCCCACGCTGGCGCTGCGTAAGCTGGCCGCCGACGACCTGCAGGCAACGCCCGAAGAGATCAGCAAAGCTTACGAGGCGCGGTTCGGCGCCTCGATCCGCACCCGCCTGATCGTCGTCTCCGACGCGGCGAAGGCGGAGCAGTTGCGCCGCGAGGTCGTGGCCCGGCCGGACGATTTCACCCGCCTCGCGATGCAGCACTCCGAGGACGTGAACTCGGCGAGCATCGGCGGCCTGATCCAGCCGATCCGCCGTCACACGGGCGATCCGGCGATCGAGCGGGCGGCGTTCGCGATGCAGCCCGGCCAGATCTCGCCCGTGGTCAGCGTCGGCGCCCAACACGCCATCCTCAAGTGCGAGGGCCGCGTGCCGCCGCGGGACGTGCCGCTGGCGGACGTGCAGGACGAGCTGGCCGAACGGATCAAGGAAGAGAAGCTCCGCGGCGTGGCGAACAACCTGTTCGCCACCCTGCAGGGATCGGCCACGATCAAGAACGTGTACAACGACCCGCAACTGCGGCAGATGATGCCCGGCGTCGTGGCGACGGTCAACGGCGACCAGGTGACGATGAAGGAGCTCGGCTCCGAGTGCCTGATGCGTCACGGCGAGCAGGTGCTGGAGATCGAGATCTCGCAGATGCTGCTCCGTCAGCAGCTCAAGCGCTCGGGCGCCGAGGTCACGCAGAAAGAGCTGAACGCCGAGATGGCGCACGCGGCGCGCTTGGCCGGCGTGGTCGACGCGGCGGGCAAGCCCGACCTGCAGAAGTGGGCCGAGGTCGCCACCGAGGAGCAGGGCGTCAGCTACGAGATGTACCTGCGGGACTCGGTCTGGCCGTCGGCGGCGCTCAAGGCGCTCACCAAGAACCGCGTGGAGGTCACCCAGGAAGACCTGGCCAAGGGCTTCGACGCGAACTACGGCGAGCGGGTCCGTTGCCGGGCGATCGTCATGGGCTCGATGCGTCAGGCCCAAGAGGTCTGGGACAAGGCCCGCCAGAACCCGTCGATGGACTACTTCGGCGACCTGGCGGCCGAGTACTCGATCGAGCCCACCAGCGGCAGCCTCCGCGGCGAGGTGCCGCCGATCCGCAAGAACGGCGGCCAGCCCCAGCTCGAAGAGGTGGCTTTCCGCCTCTCCGAGGGCGAGCTCTCGGGCATCACGCAGGTGGCCGACAAGTACGTGATCCTCAAGTGCGAGGGACGCACCGAGCCGATCGAGGTTCGCCAGGACGAGGTCCGCGAGATCCTCGCCAGCGACATTTACGAGAAGAAGCTCCGGCTGGCGATGGCCGAGGAGTTCGACCGCATCCGCGCCGGATCGCGGATCGACAACTACCTGGCCGGCACGTCGCACGCGCCCCCCGCCACGAAGCAGGCCGCCAAGCCGCGGGTCGACGGCGCCGTGCGTCAGACGAGCGGCTCACGCTGA
- a CDS encoding PIN/TRAM domain-containing protein: MSLIILRLVFLMVATALGFQLARSPTVESESVLLPWLSFLGVMLVAGGVIVADAMARQKRLDIITAIYFGTIIGLFLSYVFQLALTPILPSDQTNSWLADWFRLAISTVVCYSCITVLLQTKDDFRFIIPYVEFAKQTKGLKPLVLDTSVVIDGRIADVVDAQVFDNPLVMPEFVIAELQNIADSSDKTRRNRGRRGLDILNKLRGNPTADLTIFDRELPEFAGQPVDRKLVLLAKHLEGKVVTNDYNLNKVAKLQSVGVVNLNDIANALKPIFLPGEPVEVRVVKPGEESHQGVGYLDDGTMVVIESGREHLDKQIAAVVTSVLQTSAGRMVFARFEREIV; the protein is encoded by the coding sequence ATGTCGCTGATCATCCTCCGGCTGGTCTTCTTGATGGTCGCCACGGCGCTCGGCTTCCAGCTGGCGCGGTCTCCGACCGTCGAGAGCGAGTCGGTCCTGCTGCCGTGGCTCAGCTTCCTGGGCGTGATGCTCGTGGCGGGCGGTGTGATCGTGGCCGACGCGATGGCGCGTCAGAAGCGGCTCGACATCATCACGGCGATCTACTTCGGCACGATCATCGGCCTGTTTTTGTCGTACGTGTTCCAGCTGGCTCTCACGCCGATCCTGCCGAGCGATCAAACCAATTCGTGGCTCGCCGACTGGTTCCGGTTGGCGATCTCGACCGTCGTCTGCTACTCCTGCATCACGGTGCTGCTGCAGACGAAGGACGACTTCCGCTTCATCATCCCGTACGTCGAGTTCGCCAAGCAGACCAAGGGCCTCAAGCCGTTGGTGCTCGACACGAGCGTGGTGATCGACGGCCGGATCGCCGACGTGGTCGACGCCCAGGTGTTCGACAACCCGCTCGTGATGCCCGAGTTCGTGATCGCCGAGCTGCAGAACATCGCCGACTCGAGTGACAAGACACGCCGCAACCGCGGCCGCCGCGGGCTGGACATCCTCAACAAGCTGCGCGGCAACCCCACGGCCGACCTGACGATATTCGACCGCGAGTTGCCGGAGTTCGCCGGCCAGCCGGTCGACCGCAAGCTCGTGCTGCTGGCCAAGCACCTCGAGGGCAAGGTCGTTACGAACGACTACAACCTCAACAAGGTGGCCAAGCTGCAGAGCGTGGGGGTCGTGAACCTGAACGACATCGCCAACGCGCTCAAACCGATCTTCCTGCCGGGCGAGCCGGTCGAGGTGCGTGTCGTCAAGCCGGGCGAAGAATCGCACCAGGGCGTCGGCTACCTCGACGACGGCACGATGGTCGTCATCGAGTCGGGCCGCGAGCACCTCGACAAGCAGATCGCCGCCGTCGTGACGAGCGTGCTGCAGACGAGCGCGGGGCGGATGGTCTTCGCTCGCTTCGAACGCGAGATCGTTTAG
- the frr gene encoding ribosome recycling factor translates to MNVDEILLDAEERMEKAVEKLKSDLTGIRTGRANPGMVDSLKVDAYGSPTPLKQLASVSAPEPQQLVIRPFDPSVIKDIEKAVIASDLGLAPQSDGKVVRLNIPALSGDVRKKMVSRCKDLTEETRVSVRNVRRDANKAIDQLEKDKELSEDESKTYKDDVQELTKKYEGQAGDLATAKEAEVMEQ, encoded by the coding sequence ATGAACGTGGACGAGATCCTCCTCGACGCCGAGGAGCGGATGGAGAAGGCTGTCGAGAAGCTCAAGAGCGACCTGACCGGCATCCGCACCGGGCGTGCGAACCCCGGCATGGTCGACTCGCTGAAGGTCGACGCGTACGGCTCGCCGACGCCTCTCAAGCAGCTTGCCAGCGTGTCGGCGCCCGAGCCGCAGCAGCTCGTGATCCGCCCGTTCGACCCGAGCGTGATCAAGGACATCGAGAAGGCGGTGATCGCCAGCGACCTGGGCCTCGCGCCGCAGAGCGACGGCAAGGTGGTGCGGCTCAACATCCCGGCCCTCTCGGGCGACGTGCGTAAGAAGATGGTCTCGCGTTGCAAGGACCTGACCGAAGAGACGCGGGTCAGCGTCCGCAACGTGCGGCGCGACGCCAACAAGGCGATCGACCAGCTCGAGAAGGACAAGGAGCTCTCCGAGGACGAGAGCAAGACCTACAAGGACGACGTCCAAGAGCTCACCAAAAAGTACGAGGGCCAGGCGGGCGACCTCGCTACGGCCAAAGAGGCCGAGGTGATGGAGCAGTAG
- the argS gene encoding arginine--tRNA ligase, translating into MNILAELRGRFAAALAALADDAPQGVAAADLTPFADMVLPSQDAKFGDYQANCAMPLGKKLGKPPRDVAAQLVSALKLNDICDEPEVAGPGFINLRLRDAWLAERLTEALGDTENLGVSAVAEPRTYVLDYSSPNVAKPMHVGHIRSTAIGDALAKVLRALGHRVITDNHIGDWGTQFGMIIYGYKHFVDEAALAADAVPELSRLYRLVNQIGDHQQLAATGVPALEAKIAEAEGRVADLQAAPAQDDKKKEKQAAKKLRQAEGQLADLRKELAGAQEKLAAFEADAELSRLAAEHPAIGASALAETAKLHSGDEENVALWERFLPDCLEVMDEIYRRLGVTFDHTLGESFYHDRLAPVVEDLQAKNLARESDGAICVFLDGHDAPFLVRKKDGAFLYATTDLATIRYRMEEWRPDAILYVVDHRQSLHFEQLFATARLWGFDDLELEHVSFGTVLGDDGRPFKTRSGSAVGLMGLLDEAVERAHKILSENDDARPEPMLSADERLEAAERIGIGAIKYADLAHNRTSDYTFNYDKMLAMNGNTAAYMQYSCARVKSIFTRGGVDAASLRTPGAEIVLDSLAERALGLELLRLSETLARVAADYKPNHLTAYLFDLASRYSEFFEHCPVLKAESEELKTSRLRLCDLTARTLERGLGLLGIETVARM; encoded by the coding sequence ATGAATATCCTTGCTGAACTGCGCGGCCGATTCGCCGCGGCGCTCGCTGCGCTGGCCGACGACGCCCCCCAAGGGGTCGCCGCCGCCGACCTGACGCCCTTCGCCGACATGGTGCTGCCGAGCCAGGACGCCAAGTTTGGCGACTACCAGGCCAATTGCGCCATGCCCCTGGGCAAGAAGCTCGGCAAGCCGCCGCGCGACGTGGCCGCCCAGCTCGTCTCGGCCCTCAAGCTGAATGACATCTGCGACGAGCCCGAGGTAGCCGGCCCCGGGTTCATCAACCTGCGGCTGCGCGACGCCTGGCTCGCCGAACGGCTGACCGAGGCGCTCGGCGACACCGAGAATCTGGGCGTCTCGGCCGTGGCCGAGCCGCGCACTTACGTGCTCGACTACTCGAGCCCGAACGTCGCCAAGCCGATGCATGTGGGCCACATCCGCTCCACGGCGATCGGCGACGCACTCGCCAAGGTGCTCCGTGCGCTCGGCCATCGGGTGATCACCGACAACCACATCGGCGACTGGGGCACCCAGTTCGGCATGATCATCTACGGCTACAAGCACTTCGTCGACGAGGCCGCCCTGGCCGCCGACGCGGTGCCCGAGCTGAGCCGGTTGTACCGCCTCGTGAATCAGATCGGCGACCACCAGCAGCTGGCCGCCACGGGCGTGCCCGCTCTGGAGGCGAAGATCGCCGAGGCCGAAGGCCGCGTGGCCGATCTGCAAGCGGCGCCCGCCCAGGACGACAAGAAGAAAGAGAAGCAGGCCGCCAAGAAACTCCGCCAAGCGGAAGGGCAACTCGCCGACCTGCGCAAGGAGCTGGCGGGCGCCCAAGAGAAACTCGCCGCGTTCGAGGCCGACGCCGAGCTCAGCCGCCTCGCGGCCGAACACCCGGCGATCGGCGCGTCGGCCCTGGCCGAGACCGCCAAGCTGCACTCGGGCGACGAGGAGAACGTTGCGCTCTGGGAGCGGTTCCTGCCCGACTGCCTGGAGGTGATGGACGAAATCTACCGCCGCTTGGGCGTGACGTTCGATCACACGCTGGGCGAGAGCTTTTACCACGACCGGCTCGCCCCGGTCGTCGAAGACCTCCAGGCAAAGAACCTCGCCCGCGAGAGCGACGGCGCCATCTGCGTGTTCCTCGACGGGCACGACGCGCCATTCTTGGTGCGTAAGAAGGATGGCGCCTTCCTCTACGCCACCACCGACCTGGCGACGATTCGCTACCGCATGGAGGAGTGGCGGCCGGACGCCATCCTGTACGTGGTCGATCACCGCCAGAGCCTGCACTTCGAGCAACTCTTCGCCACCGCGCGGCTGTGGGGCTTCGACGACTTGGAGCTCGAACACGTCTCGTTCGGCACGGTGCTGGGCGACGACGGCCGGCCGTTCAAGACCCGCAGCGGCTCGGCCGTGGGCCTGATGGGCCTGTTGGACGAGGCGGTCGAGCGGGCGCACAAGATCCTCTCCGAAAACGACGACGCGCGACCCGAGCCGATGCTCTCGGCCGACGAGCGACTCGAGGCCGCCGAGCGGATCGGCATCGGCGCCATCAAGTACGCCGACCTCGCCCACAACCGCACCAGCGACTACACGTTCAACTACGACAAGATGCTGGCGATGAACGGCAACACGGCCGCCTACATGCAGTACAGCTGTGCGCGGGTTAAAAGCATCTTCACCCGCGGCGGAGTCGACGCCGCGTCGCTGCGCACGCCGGGCGCCGAGATCGTGCTCGACAGCCTCGCCGAGCGGGCGCTCGGGCTTGAGCTGCTGCGGCTGAGCGAGACGCTCGCGCGCGTGGCGGCCGACTACAAGCCGAACCACCTGACGGCGTATCTGTTCGACCTGGCGAGCCGCTACTCGGAGTTCTTCGAGCACTGCCCCGTGCTTAAGGCCGAGAGCGAAGAACTCAAGACCAGCCGCCTGCGGCTCTGCGACCTGACGGCACGCACGCTGGAGCGCGGCCTGGGGCTATTGGGCATCGAGACCGTCGCGCGGATGTGA
- the rsfS gene encoding ribosome silencing factor, which yields MIISESPDTDREDTDTPPLDMQPHVVVNEEQSKRSLALAMAAAETAHDNRGTNIAVLDLRRVTPVFDYFVVATGTSRRQLHAISEEIDHRLEDELKDKRMGIEGYSESRWILLDYGSVVVHLFDDETRDYYALENLWADAERVPLPWDDEAGDDTPGDDPASEAS from the coding sequence TTGATCATCAGCGAGAGCCCCGACACGGACCGTGAAGACACGGACACGCCTCCCCTGGACATGCAGCCCCACGTGGTTGTGAACGAGGAACAGTCGAAGCGTAGCCTCGCCCTCGCCATGGCGGCCGCCGAGACGGCCCACGACAACCGCGGCACCAATATCGCCGTGCTCGACCTGCGGCGCGTGACGCCCGTGTTCGACTACTTCGTGGTCGCCACCGGCACGAGCCGCCGCCAGCTGCACGCCATCAGCGAGGAGATCGACCACCGCCTGGAGGACGAGCTCAAAGACAAGCGGATGGGCATCGAGGGCTACAGCGAGAGCCGCTGGATCTTGCTCGACTACGGGTCGGTGGTGGTCCACCTGTTCGACGACGAAACGCGCGATTACTACGCGCTCGAGAACTTGTGGGCCGACGCCGAGCGCGTGCCGCTGCCGTGGGACGATGAAGCCGGCGACGACACACCCGGTGACGACCCCGCGTCCGAGGCCTCCTGA
- the pyrH gene encoding UMP kinase — MSDVPLPYKRIILKLSGESFVPPGQRGIVMSEVVDIARQTIKAAKLGVEVGIVIGGGNILRGAQFKAGNNCIQEATAHYMGMLATVINGLALQDAIESLGFPTRLMTAIKMDGVAEPYIRRRASRHLEKGRIVIFAAGTGAPFVTTDTAAAQKSLELDCDILMKATRVDGIYSDDPETNPHAVLYHNLTYKEVRDKNLRVMDSTAIAHCMEHNLPILVFNFRTDGNIDRAVRGETIGTLVGAESLTKA; from the coding sequence ATGTCCGACGTTCCGCTCCCTTACAAACGGATCATCCTCAAGCTGTCGGGCGAGAGCTTCGTGCCGCCCGGGCAGCGGGGGATCGTCATGAGCGAGGTGGTCGACATCGCCCGCCAAACGATCAAAGCGGCCAAGCTCGGCGTCGAGGTCGGCATCGTCATCGGCGGCGGCAACATCCTTCGCGGCGCCCAGTTCAAGGCCGGCAACAACTGCATCCAAGAGGCCACGGCCCACTACATGGGCATGCTCGCCACGGTGATCAACGGCCTCGCCCTGCAAGACGCGATCGAGTCGCTCGGCTTCCCGACGCGGCTGATGACCGCCATCAAGATGGACGGCGTCGCCGAGCCGTACATCCGCCGCCGCGCCTCGCGTCACCTGGAGAAGGGCCGGATCGTCATCTTCGCCGCCGGCACCGGAGCGCCCTTCGTCACCACGGACACCGCCGCCGCCCAGAAGTCGCTGGAGCTCGACTGCGACATCCTGATGAAGGCGACCCGCGTGGACGGCATCTACAGCGACGACCCCGAGACCAACCCCCACGCCGTGCTGTACCACAACCTCACCTACAAAGAGGTCCGTGACAAGAATCTGCGGGTGATGGACTCCACGGCGATCGCCCACTGCATGGAGCACAACCTGCCGATCTTGGTGTTCAACTTCCGCACCGATGGCAACATCGACCGCGCGGTGCGCGGCGAGACGATCGGCACGCTGGTGGGGGCCGAATCGCTGACTAAGGCGTGA